A part of Gemmatimonadales bacterium genomic DNA contains:
- a CDS encoding ABC transporter ATP-binding protein: MNDVRPVIRVDRVSRWFGSVVAVSEMTFDVMPGITGLLGPNGAGKTTLLRMMTGLAETSTGQVTVFGEPVRDNPPLYRRIGVMSEHETVYGFMKGREFVTMMGQLRGVERLEEAVDRAIERVDLIEAQHRPMGTYSRGMRQRMRLAATLVHDPEILILDEPLNGADPRQRVHFQRLLRDLAREGRTIVLSSHILEEVEQLAETVLLVVNGKLAASGGFRAIRAALDQRPYHVRVTCDAPRQLAALAVGIGSVEAVNLDPDGALVILSRRVLDLQLELPRLAQSAGIRLRRVEPLDDSLESVFGYLVEG; the protein is encoded by the coding sequence ATGAACGACGTTCGTCCTGTCATCCGGGTCGATCGGGTCTCCCGCTGGTTCGGCAGCGTGGTGGCCGTCAGCGAAATGACCTTCGACGTGATGCCCGGCATCACGGGTTTGCTGGGGCCGAACGGCGCCGGCAAGACGACCCTGCTGCGCATGATGACCGGTTTGGCCGAGACCTCGACGGGTCAGGTAACCGTCTTCGGTGAACCGGTACGCGACAACCCGCCGCTCTATCGCCGGATCGGGGTGATGTCCGAGCACGAAACCGTGTACGGCTTCATGAAGGGTCGCGAGTTCGTCACCATGATGGGCCAGCTGCGCGGGGTGGAACGACTCGAGGAAGCGGTCGACCGGGCCATCGAGCGCGTCGATCTGATCGAGGCGCAGCACCGGCCGATGGGCACGTACTCGCGCGGGATGCGGCAGCGGATGCGCCTGGCTGCGACGCTGGTGCATGATCCGGAGATTCTGATTCTCGATGAACCTCTGAACGGCGCCGATCCGCGGCAGAGGGTGCATTTCCAGCGGTTGCTCCGTGACCTCGCGCGGGAGGGGCGGACCATCGTGCTCTCGTCGCACATCCTCGAGGAGGTCGAACAGCTCGCAGAAACGGTTCTTCTCGTTGTCAACGGCAAGCTGGCCGCGTCGGGCGGGTTCCGGGCGATTCGCGCGGCACTCGATCAGCGACCGTATCACGTCCGCGTCACCTGTGACGCGCCACGTCAGCTGGCGGCGCTCGCGGTCGGGATCGGCTCGGTCGAGGCGGTCAACCTCGACCCTGACGGTGCGCTGGTGATCCTGAGCCGGCGGGTCCTGGATCTGCAGCTCGAGCTGCCGCGCCTGGCGCAGTCGGCCGGGATCCGCTTGCGACGGGTCGAGCCGCTGGATGATTCGCTCGAGAGCGTCTTCGGCTACCTGGTGGAGGGCTGA